The sequence TGCAAAGATCGGTGACTAAGAACAACACGGGATGTCGGAGGAAAGCACGCCACGTGGTGCATCAGGTGTGGGTGGCCGGTCACCTCCCCGTTCTGCCTCCACTTCTGCGTATGCCAGAGACCTTCTCCCAGCTTCTCCAGTCTAGACTCCAGATGTCCCACCTCCCTCTGCTGGACCCTGACTCCCTACAGTCTTATTCCTTACACTGCGACTTCTGGTCTGGCTTTGGAAAACACCCAGGTGGCCATGTCTCCACGGACCTAAAATGAGTAGAGTGTCTATGATTGCCTTGACTGTAGGGTCAaggtttcaaaaatgaaagatgttCCCACCAACACAGCGGGCTTGAGCGCAACTGAGAATGCTGAGCTGTCTCAGGACAGCGAGCTCTAGGAATGACAGGAGAGCATGTTCAGTAAATGGCTGACTTCATCTCGTGGCTGTCTAGGCTTTCATGAACattgttctcttcttttctttcttgccccTCTCCAGGAATTTGAGAACTTCATCACCAGGTTTGGAGACTCTGGTTTTGTCCTTGTGGCCCTGGGCTCCACGGTGAACATCATTCAGTCCCAGGAGATTCTCAAGGAGATGAATGCTGCCTTTGCCCGTCTCCCTCAAGGGGTGATATGGAAGTGTAAGCCTTCTCATTGGCCCAAAGACATCCAATTGGCAGCAAATGTGAAAATTGTGGACTGGCTTCCTCAGAATGACCTCCTGGGTAAGGACTGCCCAGGActgcttctttcttctcatttgcaTGTCTTTGGGATCATTAGGCCTCTGATCTCTGGTTGGATAATTTCTTCAGCACAAGACAAATCTTTAGGAGGCAGGAATGGAGCAGCCAGCTGGAGCTCGTGGGGGAATCAGGCTATACTTGCAATGATCAGATGCCAAAACAGCCACCTGCCCTTCGTTCTTTTCTATCCCAGGCCTGATGTCTGTAGTCATCAAAGTCCCATTGACCGACTGCCTTTGGTCTTGAACAAGGTCACCACAGAATAATCCTAAACAATCTGTGAGCTCTGAGAACAATACCAGGGGGCACACAGCCACTGTATCCAGTGGCTTCATGAACACCTGCTCTCCTGTGTTCCTTTACACACGCACATACGCACAGACACAAGCATCTTTAGATACTAAGCTGTGAGCAACTTGTACATTCACAACACTGATGCTGAGATACCTGAGTGCCAAGCTGCGCAACCTCCTAGCCAGTTATTTGGCACATCGGGTCTCTGGTACTGGAGCATCGCCTCACCCCCTACAGGTTACTTCTGTGCCTAGTGCTGCTTCTTAGAGACCTCTCACTGCGAGAGCCACCGACTGCATCAGAGGCTTACAACCAAGATTGTGACAAAATAATCTGTagagtttaaaaaacatttccgGTTCCATGTCTgcaaatgtatttcttttaagtCTTGGGTGTGGAACATGATTTTCgtttcaaagaaaaaatgaggAGGCTCTGATGCACATCCTAGTTGACCAGCACCGGCTGAGACAAACTCTTCATTATCAACAATCACTTTAATTAGCTCTAAATAAGAATGGGATGCAAAGGCTAGAACTGCAAATACTGATGTATAGAGGCCAGTCTTTGCTTTCAAGGGGCTTCTCACATATTTAAAGAGAACAACACACGGAGTGTAAGTTTTAAGAGCGCTACGTGAGTTGTGACGTCAATGAATGTGTCAGAATTCAGTGAAGAGGGATATTATTTGGTGGGTGAGAAAAGTTTGCtcaaggaaaggaagagacagacagagacagagacagagggaaacgcaaagagaaaacagatgagAGAAGCAAAGAGAGACAGGAGGGAATAGAGAGAAggatacatggatggatggatggatggatggatggatagagatgTGCCTTGCTTATTAGCACTATTCTCTACAGAATTCCCTGGGTTTTGAGTCTTCCCCAGATTCTGGCCGAGTCAAGGGGTCTTTATACAAAGGCAAGGCTTGGAATCCTTGAATATGTAATGAGGAAAATCATCTTTACAATGGCTCCAACACCCCTTAAGTTCCATTGgtattttcttctgccttttctgCTTTCCTTGCTGTTCTGAAACTTTCCATCCTGAGATGCTCTGCTGTCTTTCTTACTTGCAACAGGGCATCCTCGCATCCGCCTTTTTGTCACCCACGGCGGGGTGAATAGTGTCATGGAGGCCATCCAGCATGGCGTGCCCGTGGTGGGGATTCCCCTCTTTGGAGACCAGCCTGAAAACCTGCTCCGAGTTGAAGCCAAAAAGTTCGGTGTCTCCATCCAGTTAACGCAGATCAGGGCTGAGACACTGGCTCTGAAGATGAAGCAAGTCATCGAGGACAAGAGGTATGGCGCTCTCTGGGCTTATAGTTACTCACACTGAATGAAGACCTAAACCACAATGGACAACGTGTGTGTCTTTTGTTTGCAGTAAAAGCTGAAACTTCCAGGACACAAAATAATATGTGTGTGATGCTAACAGCTGACTTATTTCCTCTGAGAGGAAGACTAGAGCAGTTTAGGTTAGATGCTGAGAATGACTTTCTACCTTCTAGTTGTGAGGAAGCCAAACTACTGAGACAGGGTGTCTTTGAGAGGTCTTCTGTTTTGGAAGTGCTTGTAGTAGAATTCCAACCAAGGCAGGAGGTTGCCTTTCTGTTCCCAATATCCCACACTGTTCCCCACCTCAGGCCCTTTGCTTGCACTGCTCCCTAGAACACACCTTCCCTTCTCTTCACAGGGCTGGCTCCTTCATGACATTGGGATAAGATCCCAATGTCACCTGCTcagagagactgtctttttctgaTAGTCCCAAAGCCTCCTCTCCTATCCACCCCAAtcaaaacacattattttttcttaacatgtCTCAGGATCTGTAATTGCCCCATTTCTTTATGTTTCAATTCATTGTCTGTCCCCTACACTAGAAAGTAGAGAGTAAGCTCTCCCAGGACAACAGCATGTCTCCTGTTTTCTGGTGTGTTCCCAGGGTCCAGCTCAGGGCCTGCCACAGAGTAAGTTTCAGTGGATTTCTGTTAAGTGAGTCAGTACAAAGGGGCCCACTGGTCTCTTAAGAAACTTTCCAACCAGCACAATAGTCTCATgtgaagaggaaaaatatattttctttcttatgatgAAGAAGGACTGAAAAACTTAGAGCTTCAAAGGCACAAACCTGAATCATATCTCAGGACAGCATTACTGCGCAATGTTACGACACACAGGAGACCTGCAAGTAGTTCTTGTGAGATGACTGAATAATAACCACATCGCATGTGATCCCTAGCCCAGAAACGTTGTTAAGCTCTGGGGGTCAGATAACCCTGAAACTTTATGTATATTTGGTATCTCATgtgtttaaaatgttcattttctgaTGAATGGGTTTGTAACTTCCGTTGGATTCTCAAAGACCTAGACCCCCACATGTCCACGATCAGCTGGCCCTGTGAAGGAGGCATCTGGGCTGGGATAGTCCACAGACATTGGACATCGGGgctggctacataatttgtgtGCCCTTATGTGAAATGGAAATGTGGAGCCCCTTGTCATAAAGTTTAAGGATTCAAGAAGGTGACAGCAGAGAATTAAATCAAGCACAGGCCCATTTAAGGGTGGAGCCCTGTGCAAATATGCAGGCTTGTAACCCACGCAGCCTGCATGGTCAACTTGATGCTCTGAAGGGGCAGGAGAATGCAGCTGtcttcctgggctgcagtccccaGAGTCACATTTGTTGTGTAGCCCACACACCAGCAcaaagtagatgctcagtaaatacaaCGGTTTCCTGGAGTATATCTTAAGCTTTCTTGTGGTAGAGATTAGTCCTTACAGACTTACTTCTTTTAGGGCTCAGCACTTCCAGCCCCAAGCATGGATCTTTGCGTGCAAATATCAGTTTGATCTTTTAAAAGTGTCGCAACCAGACAGAGGCAAGGCCAGGCCAACAACTTTCCCTTGGAAGGGAATCTTTTGTGCATAATGtggaaactgtgtgtgtgtgtgcgcacgcgtgtgtgtgtgtgtgtgtgtgtgagagagagagagagagagagatacaaggTCTCTAAGACTTCCGAGAGCACTTGAGTAACACCTCCTACGTCTCTGCCGACAGGTACAAGTCTGCCGCGGTGGCCGCCAGCATCATCCGGGCCTCGCACCCCCTGACCCCTGCCCAGCGGTTGGTGGGCTGGATCGACCACATCCTCCAGACGGGGGGTGCGGCGCACCTCAAGCCCCACGCCTTCCAGCAGCCGTGGCACGAGCAGTACCTGCTGGATGTCTTCTTGTTCCTGCTGGTGGTCCCCCTGGGCACTGCGTGGCTCTGTGGGAAGCTGCTGGGCCTGGGGGCCAGGTGGCTGTGTGGGGCCAGGAAGCTGAAGAAGGCTTGATGTCAAGTGGAGGCTTGGAAGGTGGTGTGTCTGGGCAGCGTCAGCATTTCCTGGCGTCTCCCACCAGCTTTGTCAACCCTCATTCCCCACAACCTACCCACTTGCTCTTTTGATACAAATTCCTGCTCACCGGCTCCTTCCTACTATTGGAATTCTTTACTGAGTCCTTACAGCCTTCTTTATTGTCCGTCAGCAAGGACTGTTCTGTGGTTCCGCCCCTGGATAATATGGACCAGTGACCCTCAGAGCTGGAGACTTGACGCCGCCTTCGTCATCACGCCCTTCTTCATGGCCCCGAGCCTGAAGCATTCTGGCCTCCATGCCCGGCATCTCCTCGGCCTCCTTCCCTCACTCCACCTCCACCACTTGTCATGGAATAACCCCCAAGGCAGGCGCCTTGCTGatccttttgttttctatttgcttcTCCTGCAAACTCTCGTCAAAGCTCAGAAAGCCTGTCCTGGGCATGCGCATTCAGGGCCAGACACACCCTTGCCTGTGTCCAAGGTCCCTGCCTTGGATTCTGCTGAGCTCTCCTTCTTTGCATATGGGCGTGGAGACTGCAGGTTGGTCATGGGTGGAAGTGTCCCTGGTCTACACTTTTCATAGCTGTGAGCTGTCTTCTCAATTttcctattaaaaagaaaaaatgaaatcatgagaAAGAAGATAATTTCTTTTGAAACTAAGAAGAGCCTCTCCATAGTTGAGCCTTTCTGTACTTGTCCAACTGCTGGGAATTGCATCACTTGATAgtaacagaaacaagacaaaaagtgACTGGAAcagctattcttttctttcttctttttctcatgtaATAGAAATGTATAGcggaattccctggcattccagtggttaggactccatgctttcgcTGCTGAGGGTGCGgagttcaatacctggtcagggaactaaaacaaacaaacaaacaaacaaaaaacacaaaaaaccccaccacGCATAGGTAGGAGGCAGGCCGTCCAGGGCTGGCATGACAGCTACGTGATGTAATCAACAGTCTGGATTTCTTGTCTGGTTGATCTGTCTTCCTTAGTGGGTGGCTTCATCCTCAAGGTCACCCTGATTTTCAAGGTGGTCATTTTGGATCCAGACAGCACATTGGAATTTCAGGCAAGAAGAGAGAAACTTAAGGCAAGGGAATATAGCAGGTTCGTGCCAGTCTTCTTTAAAGAGGTTCACAGACACTCCAACTACCCAGAGACTTTCAGTTAAATCTCATCGACAGACCTGAGTCATGTGACCATTCCTAGCTGCATAAATGTCCTCCAGCTGTGACTTCACTGCTGGCTAGATTACTATTTCAAATAATTGAGGGATGAGGGGGTGGTGAAGAcgtgtcagaaagaaaaaaaaaggacaatggaTAATGGGAGGAAACTAGAGCCTTGGTCACAAGCggaaggcaggcagggagaggATGGACTGAATGTCATGTTTCACCTGTGACCTGGTGACTCAGTGACCCCAGGGACAGTCTTATATCCACTGTAACTGCCTGTGGGTGGAAAGCAGACCTTTCTGAGTGGTGAACATTCAAAACAGGAACAGCAATCTTTTACCAGTGTGACATGTGTTATGCTCTCCAAGTTCTTTCATCTCCTTTTTGCCATTTAATGGGGTATGTGTATCTAATCCATTCAGCCAGAAAGAAGCAGGTGTCACCGGGGCAAccacagagggagaggagagccATTGTGCAAAGACGACAGCAACAGAAGTTGTTGCCGCCTCATGGTGGATGCCTCCTCCGGCCAGGGCATAGGGCTTGGAGAGTGAATGGGCTGGTTTTAGCCCCACTGTCCCCCTCTCGAGAGCACCTCTTTGTCACGAACAATCTGCCTTACCAGGGTGGCCCCGGCTGGTGTACCCCTCCCACCTAGGGTGATTGCATGCACATGAATGCAGAAGGCACTTGGATCTGCTAAGGAATTCTGTTGGGAAAtcttttggattgttttttttttttgcccctgagATCCAGGAAGTCTCCTTTCTTCATGGGGCTTTAAATTagttaatcatttattttttataagtccttaaatgaaatgttcagaatttaCAGACACATCTGTCAGAGTGGATTTTAAACAGATTTCATCTCAAGATAACAGTAAGTATTAATCAGATAACACTTGCACTAACATTTCAGTcccctgggttttatttttttttcttgatttgaaACTCCAAGATGAATTTTGAGAGATCTTTCTGTGTTAGAACACATACAAAGAAAGGAAGGTTGCACAAACGAGGGCTGTGGACACCTCCCTTGACTGTAGATGAGCCCCTTGAGAACAGTGGCACCTGGTGAcaattcttcctttctcatttgtGTTACTGAGAGCTGAGCTTCATCTGTCTTCTAACTGATTTTACAAACAGTAAGCctacaaaatatagcagaaaagaGTGCCAGAGGTAAAGACCAAATAAtagttcatttcatttcactccttctcctttttataaTGTATCTCATGGAATTCATTGAGCTAAGGCTTGCTATTCCATATTCTTTGAGTGACCATTTACTAACTCCTTATCATCTCAGATGAGAGTTACTGTTActaggtgttttttgttgttgtttttgttttttgttttgatgtgaaccatttttaaagtctctattgaACCCGCTACAACACTGCTTCTGTCCTCTGTCTTGATTCCTTGGCCGAGAGGCATGCTGGATCCCagctctccgaccagggatcctgcgttggaaggcgaagtcccaaccactggaccacgagggaaggcCCAGAGAGTTACTGTTACTAGGAAATCGATTAGCAAGCAGTAGCAGAAAGCCTCGGTAGAGCCGCTTATAAGCCAGCAGCCTTCAGCCTGGGCTACCTTCGTCATAATGTGCACATGAAGACTTCCCAAGGGCTACACGACACAGAGTTTGGAGGTGATACATTTCCACCTTTGTATACTCTAGTTTCCTCAAGCTGGTCTGCCTAACAAAGTGTTGTGTTTGGTTGTCAGATCCTCTTTCCTGCCACACTTTTCATAGTTTCCTGATTCTTACTTTACGGAAGAAATGGACACCTCTCACCCACCCATTCTCTGCGTGGTGCATTGCCCCAGGATGGAAAAGTAGGGGTACCAAATGAACAGTTCAAAGCCAGAAAGGCTTTGTAATTCAgactatttgtaattttttaaaaacaaaatccaaagatgAATTGTGATTTTTCGGCTGACAGAACTTTAAAAGTAACTTTTGATGGTAGATTGCTGTGAGAATAGCATTTCATGTGGCATGTTATTCTGGAGGTGTTCAAAGAACAGAGGTACATCATTTTCAAGTTGGTTCATAACGAAACTCTTCATACTTCTGCTACTTATGTATGTGAATGGTTTTTCAGTGCTTACGTAACTAAGAGATATTGATACAAAACTGTCTCATTATAGAAGTAGATAATGTTTATCTACAgttatagaaattaattttaaaataattgagaaaacagCCCCTCATCTCATTGTGAGATATGTTGCCAATAAAATTTTGTGTTAGGTGACTAGTAATCAAATTTGAAATATGTTTATGTAACTTTGACCAATTTAATGCAAGTgttaaaacaaagaataataatTTAGTAAAAATAGGCTCTTAGAGGCTTATTGTTATAGgaactataaatattaatttgaataCGTATTTTTGATGCTTAAGCCTGAGAGAATACTCCTATAATTCTTTTAAGCATAAAGATACATAGATTAGAATTAAATTCTCTAGGGAAAgtggaatataaataaaaattcaagaagaaaatgcaACGATGTAACATTTCCCAATGAAAATGAGCAGCTCGTTATCTGTGATAAGAATGAATGATGGTCTCACACTGCTGAGGTGTTTACAATCCACTGCATACATTTAAGAGAGTGATgcaactgtttatttttaaatcacataattGCAATGACTGGAAATGACATCCTATTCAATTATTTAAACTTACAATGAGCCATTTGagatatcaattaaaaaatttattcttacAAAGTACTCTGTCAGGTATAGTTGAgaagatcactttttttttttttgtcattggcTTACACAAAAAGAGGGTTATTTTCCTACATGAGAAATAGATGGGAAGGAAGTAGGCACGTGATGGCATTGGTTCAATAGCTCTACAATGTCAGGAAGAGCATGTTTATAAGTCTCCCTTTTTACCTCATGGTTGCGAGATGGCTGCCCAGCTCCAGATATCAAGTCCATGTCCCAAGGAGGACAAAAAAGGAGAAGGGGCAATATGAGCTAGTAAACGTTTTCACAGAATtatcttccctcttcccctcaccaagaggctttttctttcttgcctaGAATTCTGTCACTGGACCACTCAAGACTGTAACAGAAGCTGTGAATAATCTCTGCAATGGCAGCTGATAAGGACTAAGAGATCTATAAGTGGGTATTGGGTTAACAGACCTTTACTGTTTGATACACATGACAAAGGGCCAAAAAACCCTCCACAGTGCTTAGGTCATCAAAGAagaattttctttgctttgataTTTTGTCCTGGTCTGTATTTATACAGCAAAGCATCAAACAATCTTGggcataatgaaaataataacttttGTCTCTTGGTTAATTTCTTGCTGGACCTGAGGAAGCATCTGGCTCGGAGTGGACCTCAGTGACTTTCTAAGTGTGATGGGATgacaggcagggagagggaggggatggtTCCTGCACAGAGCCCCAGCCCCCGTCCCTGTGCAGATGAGAGGAGGGAATGGAACTGTGACTGTTGATTCCAAGGACAGTACAGAGAGGAAGGTGTGTGCTGTCCTCAAGGGACTGTTGCCACAAACGAGTGGCAACTAAGCTTTAATGGTTTTAGAAGGGTGAAAGTTACCGTATTTAGAGTGCTGTAGAAAATGTGATTTGTAAATGGATTCTCTTCAGTCAACATGGCCCTGAAAACTTCTGcacagaagactttgtaccagtgACTGGGGGTAAGTGTTAATAACAAAATGTCCCCACATGTGCGGGAGAATGGAGACTTCAGATTCATGAATAGGTGCCAGACTTAACCTGAGCATCCTCATTAAGCCTACCTTACTCTGTGCTAATCtcctcccctttgcctggcatTAAGGTTTGTAAAATGCTGGAGTAGGTATCAGGATTGAGAAGGTAGAGCACGCCCCAGGGACTTTTCTCCTGACTTTGCCCTCCACAGCCTACAGGGAATTCAGTGCCATTTACACTAGAAAGAAGTTCAACCaacaagagcaaataaatcaCACGGTTCCATAAGAGGAAAACTAAACATCACATTTGAGCAGAGCTCTCTCCTTGAACTCCTGCTACAAAGCTTCATGGAGGGCTAGTGAGTCCAGAAGAACagtacagaaaagagaaaagggacacAGAAAGCCCAAGGATCAGCTAAAACTCTGCCCAGAAGGAGAAAACTCTACATTCTGCATAAAAATCCTGAAAAAGAGTCCTGGTAGATGAAAGCTATGACAACAGGAAAGGCACACAAAAGCATGAGCCACCCAAAGTAACAGTCTGGAAATGCTTCATttc is a genomic window of Hippopotamus amphibius kiboko isolate mHipAmp2 chromosome 15, mHipAmp2.hap2, whole genome shotgun sequence containing:
- the UGT3A2 gene encoding UDP-glucuronosyltransferase 3A2 isoform X2, producing the protein MNRVTQILQDHVHNVTMLLQSGNLFLPGFKEEEKSYKVINWFLPEDFNKEFKKSFHFIMEETFKGRSTFDHLLIVLEHLGLQCSDLLRRNDIMNSLKNENFDLVIVETFDYCPFLVAEKLGKPFVSILPSTFGTVDFGPPSPLSYVPVFYSLLTDHMDFWGRVKNFLMFFDFSMKQWQIFSIYDNVIKEHFPEGSRPVLSHLLKKAELWFINSDFAFEFARPLLPNTVYVGGLMAKPVKPVPQEFENFITRFGDSGFVLVALGSTVNIIQSQEILKEMNAAFARLPQGVIWKCKPSHWPKDIQLAANVKIVDWLPQNDLLGHPRIRLFVTHGGVNSVMEAIQHGVPVVGIPLFGDQPENLLRVEAKKFGVSIQLTQIRAETLALKMKQVIEDKRYKSAAVAASIIRASHPLTPAQRLVGWIDHILQTGGAAHLKPHAFQQPWHEQYLLDVFLFLLVVPLGTAWLCGKLLGLGARWLCGARKLKKA